One window from the genome of Hoplias malabaricus isolate fHopMal1 chromosome X2, fHopMal1.hap1, whole genome shotgun sequence encodes:
- the LOC136676819 gene encoding solute carrier family 25 member 44-like, protein MQQKRNIQIIEWEDLDKRKFYSFGVFMTMTIRATVYPAMLIRTRLQVQKGKSLYTGTYDAFRKILRAEGLRGLYRGFMVNTFTLISGQAYITTYELVRKYVSDYSKDNTLKSLVAGGSASLVAQSITVPIDVISQQLMMQGQGEHLTRFKVKPKAPSGAKHKVTFGQTRDIIAQIFAADGFRGFYRGYVASLLTYIPNSAVWWPFYHFYAEQLSKMAPNDCPHLILQAMAGPLAAATASTVTNPMDVVRARVQVEGRSSVIETFKQLIREEGCWGMTKGLSARIISSTPTAIVMVVGYETLKKLSLRPELVDSRHW, encoded by the exons ATGCAGCAGAAGCGCAACATCCAGATCATAGAATGGGAGGACCTGGACAAACGCAAGTTCTACTCCTTTGGAGTTTTTATGACCATGACCATCCGTGCCACCGTCTACCCAGCCATGCTCATCCGCACCAGACTGCAGGTACAGAAAGGGAAATCTCTCTATACTGGGACCTATGACGCCTTCCGAAAAATCCTGCGAGCTGAGGGTTTGAGGGGCCTTTACAGAGGTTTCATGGTCAACACGTTCACCCTCATATCCGGGCAGGCGTACATCACAACTTACGAGCTGGTGAGGAAATATGTCTCTGACTATTCCAAGGATAACACTCTTAAGTCGCTAGTGGCAGGAGGATCAGCGTCATTAGTTGCTCAGAGCATCACCGTACCAATAGATGTGATCTCCCAGCAACTCATGATGCAGGGCCAAGGGGAACATCTCACACGCTTTAAAGTCAAACCCAAAGCACCGTCGGGAGCAAAGCACAAAGTCACTTTTGGCCAGACCAGAGACATTATAGCTCAAATATTTGCTGCAGACGGCTTCCGTGGGTTTTACCGAGGGTATGTGGCATCTCTTCTTACATACATACCCAACAGTGCAGTCTGGTGGCCTTTTTACCACTTTTATGCAG AGCAGCTGTCCAAAATGGCACCGAATGACTGCCCACATTTAATTCTCCAAGCCATGGCTGGACCTCTGGCAGCTGCTACTGCCTCCACTGTCACCAATCCAATGGATGTAGTTAGAGCCAGGGTTCAG GTTGAAGGCAGGAGTTCAGTCATTGAAACCTTCAAACAGCTGATCAGAGAAGAGGGATGCTGGGGGATGACCAAGGGCCTTTCTGCCCGCATCATATCCTCCACCCCTACAGCAATAGTCATGGTTGTTGGTtatgaaacactgaaaaaactGAGCCTTCGTCCAGAGCTGGTGGATTCCAGGCACTGGTAG